A single region of the Nitrospirota bacterium genome encodes:
- a CDS encoding EAL domain-containing protein, protein MKKRTKKSGGPAGTPGLRQRAEERLRQQTALLRELSKQDIERLVHELGTHQIELEMQNEELRAAQEEIEESRRKYADLYDFAPVGYLTLDRDGMILEANHTAGILLEKPKRTLRGRRLSMNIVAQDHARFRSHIDAVFTQLTRQACELRLRSTEQGEFPVRLESIAALDLGDHPVHMRTALIDITERVRAEQSLKESEERFRILADSAPVLIWVNGLEGAEFVNRAYIEFVGVSREVEVRRYDWAKFVHPEDRERYVAAYLDCFARRAPFEAQFRFRRADGVYRWMKSTGRPRFTPEGRFLGYVGSTVDITDIKEAEAEREEVLRRERAARQEAEEGRRILDALLEFIPEGIAIADAPHVTLRMISRYGQEIIGPIAGARPEEWRVMRPDGAAPASPEELPLFRAIRRGAVIINEEWTVRKPDGSTLMLLCNAGPIRDGQGRIVKGVIAWREITERKQMEDAIRYQASHDLLTGLPNRTLFMDRLNHEIAQARRHHTLLAVMFLDIDRFKTINDSLGHGVGDELLKQVAERLRSAVRESDTVSRIGGDEFTILLTDIVYSDDAAAIAKKVMASFRKPFSFGSHDFSVSASVGIGVFPQDGEYADELLKNADIAMYHAKEQGRNNYQFYSPALNIRTIERMILENGLRRTLERGELTVYYQPQMHIATCQVGCAEALVRWKHPELGLLGPEQFIPLAEEIGFIVPIDEWVLYTVCRQNRQWQDEGAPPLCVTVNLSARQFQHPGLVDLVSRILRETSLGAQYLGIEITETIAMQETAITMDNLKGLSSLGVKCSIDDFGTGYSSLSYLKRLPIAKLKIDKSFIKGLTGDPDDQAIVNAVIGMSHSMHIAVVAEGVETEAQVAYLRSAGCDELQGFVVSEALPAEEFMKVAALYR, encoded by the coding sequence ATGAAAAAGCGCACTAAAAAGTCAGGTGGCCCCGCCGGCACCCCGGGTCTGCGGCAGCGGGCCGAAGAGCGGCTCAGGCAGCAGACGGCCCTGCTGCGCGAGCTGTCGAAGCAGGATATCGAGCGGCTCGTCCACGAGCTCGGCACGCACCAGATCGAGCTCGAGATGCAGAACGAGGAGCTGCGCGCGGCCCAGGAAGAGATCGAGGAGTCGCGCCGCAAATACGCCGACCTCTACGATTTCGCGCCCGTGGGCTATCTCACCCTGGACCGCGACGGCATGATACTCGAGGCCAACCACACCGCCGGAATCCTGCTCGAGAAACCGAAGCGCACCCTGCGCGGCCGCCGTCTCTCGATGAACATCGTCGCACAGGACCATGCGCGCTTCAGGAGCCATATCGACGCTGTCTTCACGCAGCTCACCCGCCAGGCCTGCGAGCTGAGGCTCAGGAGCACGGAGCAGGGCGAGTTCCCTGTCCGCCTCGAAAGCATCGCCGCCCTCGACCTCGGCGACCACCCGGTTCATATGCGCACCGCCCTCATCGATATCACCGAGCGGGTCCGAGCCGAGCAGTCGCTGAAAGAGAGCGAGGAACGATTCCGCATCCTGGCTGACAGCGCGCCGGTGCTCATCTGGGTGAACGGGCTCGAAGGCGCCGAATTCGTCAACCGCGCTTATATCGAGTTCGTCGGCGTTTCCCGGGAAGTGGAGGTCCGGCGCTACGACTGGGCGAAGTTCGTCCATCCCGAGGACCGCGAGCGCTACGTCGCCGCCTATCTCGACTGCTTTGCACGGAGAGCGCCGTTCGAAGCGCAGTTCCGGTTCCGCCGCGCCGACGGCGTCTACCGCTGGATGAAATCGACGGGCCGGCCCCGCTTCACGCCGGAGGGCCGTTTTCTGGGCTATGTCGGCAGCACGGTCGATATCACCGATATCAAGGAAGCCGAAGCAGAGCGCGAAGAGGTGCTGCGCCGGGAGCGGGCCGCCCGGCAGGAGGCGGAGGAGGGCAGGCGGATACTCGACGCGCTCCTGGAGTTCATCCCCGAGGGCATTGCCATCGCCGACGCGCCCCATGTAACGCTCCGCATGATAAGCCGCTACGGCCAGGAGATCATCGGCCCGATTGCAGGGGCCAGGCCCGAGGAGTGGCGGGTCATGAGGCCCGACGGCGCCGCGCCCGCTTCACCCGAAGAGCTTCCGCTCTTCAGGGCCATACGGCGGGGCGCGGTGATTATCAACGAGGAGTGGACCGTACGGAAGCCGGACGGCTCGACGCTCATGCTCCTCTGCAACGCCGGCCCCATCAGGGACGGGCAGGGCAGGATCGTGAAAGGCGTCATCGCCTGGCGGGAGATCACCGAGCGCAAGCAGATGGAAGACGCCATACGCTACCAGGCGTCCCACGACCTCCTCACCGGCCTGCCGAACCGGACGCTCTTCATGGACCGCCTGAACCATGAAATAGCCCAGGCGCGGCGGCATCACACCCTGCTCGCCGTCATGTTCCTCGACATCGACCGTTTCAAGACGATCAACGACTCCCTCGGCCACGGGGTGGGCGACGAGCTGCTCAAGCAGGTCGCCGAACGGCTCCGTTCGGCGGTCCGCGAGTCCGATACGGTCTCCCGCATAGGCGGCGACGAGTTCACTATCCTGCTCACCGACATCGTGTATTCCGACGACGCCGCGGCGATCGCAAAAAAGGTGATGGCCTCTTTCCGGAAGCCCTTCTCGTTCGGCAGCCACGACTTCAGCGTCAGCGCCAGCGTCGGCATCGGCGTCTTTCCGCAGGACGGCGAGTATGCCGACGAGCTGCTCAAGAACGCGGACATCGCGATGTACCACGCCAAGGAGCAGGGCAGGAACAACTACCAGTTCTACAGCCCCGCCCTCAACATCAGGACCATCGAGCGGATGATCCTCGAAAACGGCCTCCGCCGCACCCTGGAACGGGGCGAGCTGACGGTCTATTACCAGCCCCAGATGCATATCGCGACCTGCCAGGTCGGCTGCGCCGAGGCGCTCGTGCGCTGGAAGCACCCCGAACTGGGGCTCCTGGGCCCCGAGCAGTTCATCCCTCTTGCCGAAGAGATCGGGTTCATCGTTCCTATCGACGAGTGGGTGCTCTACACGGTCTGCAGGCAGAACAGGCAGTGGCAGGACGAGGGGGCGCCGCCGCTCTGCGTTACCGTCAACCTCTCGGCCCGCCAGTTCCAGCATCCGGGGCTCGTCGACCTGGTCAGCCGCATCCTCAGGGAGACCTCCCTCGGCGCGCAGTACCTGGGGATCGAGATCACCGAGACCATCGCCATGCAGGAAACGGCCATTACGATGGACAACCTCAAGGGACTGAGCAGCCTGGGCGTGAAGTGCTCGATCGACGACTTCGGCACCGGCTATTCATCCCTGAGCTACCTGAAGCGGCTGCCCATCGCGAAGCTCAAGATCGACAAGTCCTTCATCAAGGGCCTGACCGGGGACCCCGACGACCAGGCGATCGTGAACGCGGTCATCGGCATGTCCCACAGCATGCATATCGCCGTCGTCGCCGAGGGCGTCGAGACCGAAGCGCAGGTGGCGTACCTGCGCTCCGCCGGCTGCGACGAGCTGCAGGGCTTTGTCGTGAGCGAAGCCCTCCCCGCCGAAGAGTTCATGAAAGTGGCCGCGCTGTACAGATAA